A genomic segment from Gemmatimonadaceae bacterium encodes:
- a CDS encoding DMT family transporter, translated as MASPLRGTRTQMPADGARLTRSDEQQPRTSTRPTFGATDISLLLMALIWGVNYTSVKFGTSVLDPLAFNGVRVTLAAVALVVVAQLATRVFSVEAGWPSARDAIVLALLGTLGNGVYQILFVEGIAHTRAGDAALLISASPAFIALLGRMRGSEHVPPRWIVGIGLSILGMAFVVIGTANSSGGHRATMVGDVLLLVSALCWSVYTVYLQPYTHRIGGIHLSALTMLGGVVPLLVVAAPSILTTHWAELPPLAWASIAYSGLFALVIAYLFWYNGVRVLGPTRTAMYSNLQPVFALLVAWLVLGETITGWQIAGASSIVTGLLLTRS; from the coding sequence ATGGCTTCTCCGCTTCGCGGCACGAGAACGCAGATGCCGGCCGACGGTGCGCGCCTCACGCGGAGCGACGAGCAACAACCGCGTACGAGCACCAGGCCGACCTTCGGCGCGACCGATATTTCGCTGTTGCTCATGGCGCTCATCTGGGGCGTCAACTACACGTCCGTCAAGTTCGGCACCAGCGTCCTGGATCCGCTCGCCTTCAACGGCGTACGCGTCACGCTCGCCGCGGTCGCACTCGTTGTCGTGGCGCAGCTCGCCACGCGCGTTTTCTCGGTCGAGGCCGGGTGGCCAAGCGCGCGGGACGCGATCGTGCTCGCGCTGCTCGGAACTCTCGGGAATGGTGTTTATCAAATACTCTTCGTCGAGGGCATTGCCCACACGCGCGCGGGCGACGCAGCCCTTCTGATTTCGGCTTCGCCCGCGTTCATCGCCCTGCTCGGCCGAATGCGCGGAAGCGAGCATGTGCCCCCGCGCTGGATTGTCGGGATCGGCTTGTCGATTCTTGGTATGGCGTTCGTCGTCATTGGCACCGCGAATTCCAGCGGCGGTCATCGCGCGACAATGGTCGGCGATGTGTTGCTGCTCGTGAGCGCGTTATGCTGGTCGGTTTACACGGTGTATCTCCAGCCGTACACGCATCGCATCGGTGGAATCCACCTCTCGGCGCTGACGATGCTCGGCGGCGTGGTGCCGCTGCTCGTCGTCGCAGCGCCGTCGATCCTGACGACGCACTGGGCGGAGCTGCCACCGCTCGCGTGGGCGAGCATAGCGTACAGTGGGCTTTTCGCGCTGGTCATTGCGTATTTGTTCTGGTACAACGGCGTGCGCGTGCTCGGCCCGACGCGCACGGCTATGTACTCCAACCTGCAACCCGTGTTCGCGCTGCTCGTCGCGTGGCTCGTGCTCGGCGAGACGATCACCGGCTGGCAGATTGCCGGAGCCTCATCGATCGTCACGGGTCTCTTGCTCACGCGATCGTGA
- a CDS encoding HAD family hydrolase, with protein sequence MTASVRAAQHRALATRLVLFDIDGTLLRTDGAGRRAIHRALIEIFGDTGPADHRFDGKTDPQIVRELMRVVGHEDEHIDARMQELFARYVVCLREELRDPEHRAVPLPGVTELLAALDARDDVTLGLLTGNLVEGARAKLEAVGIDPRIFVVGAFGSDHELRPELPAIAQRRAREVLGIEVQGRDVVVIGDTPADVECGREIGARAIGVATGRYSTNELAAHGAAAVFSDLTDTDAIVRAIVDE encoded by the coding sequence GTGACCGCCTCTGTCCGCGCCGCACAGCACCGGGCACTCGCTACACGGCTCGTCTTATTCGACATCGACGGCACGCTCCTCCGGACGGACGGCGCGGGGCGCCGCGCCATTCATCGCGCGTTGATCGAGATCTTTGGCGACACGGGACCAGCCGATCATCGATTCGACGGAAAGACCGATCCGCAAATAGTCCGTGAGCTGATGCGCGTCGTCGGGCACGAAGATGAACACATTGACGCGCGCATGCAGGAGCTGTTCGCTCGTTATGTAGTGTGCCTCCGCGAAGAGCTCCGCGATCCGGAGCATCGCGCTGTGCCGCTGCCTGGCGTCACCGAGTTGCTCGCCGCGCTCGACGCGCGCGACGACGTCACGCTTGGACTTCTCACCGGCAACCTTGTCGAAGGCGCGCGCGCGAAGCTCGAAGCGGTTGGTATCGATCCTCGCATCTTCGTCGTCGGCGCATTCGGATCCGATCACGAATTGCGCCCCGAGCTCCCGGCGATCGCGCAGCGACGTGCTCGGGAGGTATTGGGCATCGAGGTGCAGGGCCGCGATGTCGTCGTGATAGGCGACACGCCGGCAGACGTCGAGTGCGGGCGAGAAATCGGCGCTCGCGCGATCGGCGTGGCGACGGGACGCTACTCGACGAACGAGCTCGCGGCGCACGGTGCCGCGGCGGTCTTCAGCGATCTCACGGACACCGATGCTATTGTGCGTGCGATCGTGGACGAATGA
- the acpS gene encoding holo-ACP synthase yields the protein MILGIGVDIVEIDRMRAMLDTSGEKLIARIFTDGEASYAQARAEPALHFAARAAAKEATYKALSGNHLARAVGWREIEVCLRDDGAPYLVLHGRAEQRATEMGVTRALISLTHSKSAAVAVVVLEREG from the coding sequence ATGATCCTGGGCATCGGCGTCGACATCGTTGAGATCGACCGCATGCGAGCGATGCTCGATACCAGCGGGGAGAAGTTGATCGCGCGAATCTTCACGGACGGCGAGGCCAGTTACGCGCAAGCGCGAGCCGAGCCGGCGCTCCATTTCGCAGCCAGGGCAGCAGCCAAGGAAGCAACATACAAAGCGCTGTCGGGCAATCACCTCGCGCGGGCCGTTGGGTGGCGGGAGATCGAAGTCTGTCTGCGAGACGACGGTGCGCCCTATCTCGTGCTGCACGGCCGGGCCGAGCAACGCGCAACTGAGATGGGCGTGACACGAGCCTTGATCTCGCTCACGCATAGCAAGAGTGCGGCAGTGGCAGTGGTCGTGCTCGAGCGAGAGGGATGA
- a CDS encoding cytochrome c/FTR1 family iron permease, translating into MTPAAVLIRRTRLLAVVALLCAFSPLPGQEHPVQRVANIVTVALEEYAKGIDERGRTISAQEYQEAVDFLTDARRTADRLPGTRGDTARVLLDSIVAAVSSKRPPSELAALNRRFASALGSEAALDLPNSPIDLANGRAIYENSCASCHGMRGLGDGPAAAALNPKPPAIGSAQEMHDRSPALLYRIMSVGVAGTPMVGFAGQLTPNQRWNVVSYLMSLHSSSAQIAEGEGIFAQSCTQCHGVLGNGDAPLTRSLSRLPPEIGSFAWQAERSDAQLAAVTRDGMPGTPMPPTRDLSPAQVQSVVAYLRTLPMHDRAPVFASASGRDTGTDAAAANALSLLEQSLTAVRAGRLGDASDRAFDAYLAFEPIETPARARDPGVVSSMEKLFADFKGAVRTNDIHGAERARDAIEATMPKVIDLTQRTGSAYEAFVQSFLIILREGFEAILVIGAVVAFLLKTGHRERLRDIWTGVVLGLLASAVTAVVLKTLLGAMPASREIIEGLTLLVAVAVLFSVSYWLISRVEAAKWQQFIREKVNTALAHGGGKALAFVAFLAVYREGAETALFYQALFDEGPRVALPISLGIILGFAALAVIFTLFYRYGVRIPLRKFFGVTSVLLYYMAFVFMGKGVRELQEGNAMPITLIPGVPHIEALGLYPTWETVLAQLLLLALFVFALAKTFWPKRSVALPTVVSDAKPTMDIVAELGALREDNERLRARLAALEDAVAEETKVPNDE; encoded by the coding sequence ATGACTCCTGCTGCCGTTCTGATCCGTCGGACTCGGCTACTCGCCGTCGTCGCGCTCCTGTGCGCCTTTTCTCCCTTACCCGGCCAGGAGCACCCCGTGCAGCGGGTCGCGAATATCGTGACCGTCGCGCTCGAGGAGTACGCCAAGGGGATCGACGAGCGAGGCCGCACGATCTCGGCGCAGGAATATCAGGAAGCGGTCGACTTCCTCACGGACGCTCGGCGAACGGCCGACCGTCTGCCTGGCACGCGAGGGGACACGGCGCGGGTGCTGCTCGACTCGATCGTAGCAGCGGTGAGCTCCAAGCGTCCTCCGAGCGAGCTGGCCGCTTTGAATCGCCGATTCGCTTCCGCGTTAGGCAGTGAGGCAGCGCTCGACCTGCCGAATAGTCCGATCGATCTCGCGAACGGCCGCGCGATTTACGAGAATAGCTGCGCCTCGTGCCATGGCATGCGCGGCTTGGGCGATGGGCCGGCAGCAGCGGCGCTCAATCCGAAGCCACCTGCCATCGGGAGCGCCCAGGAGATGCACGACCGTAGCCCTGCGCTACTCTATCGCATCATGTCAGTCGGCGTTGCCGGCACGCCCATGGTCGGCTTCGCGGGCCAGCTGACGCCAAATCAGCGATGGAACGTCGTCTCGTATCTGATGTCGCTCCATTCGAGCAGTGCACAGATCGCCGAGGGCGAGGGCATCTTCGCGCAGAGCTGCACCCAGTGTCATGGCGTCCTTGGAAATGGAGACGCGCCGCTGACACGTTCGTTGAGCCGCCTGCCGCCCGAGATCGGCTCCTTCGCTTGGCAAGCCGAGCGGTCGGATGCGCAGCTTGCGGCGGTCACCCGCGACGGAATGCCCGGGACACCGATGCCCCCGACCCGCGATCTGTCGCCCGCGCAAGTACAGAGCGTCGTCGCATATTTGCGGACACTGCCGATGCACGATCGCGCGCCAGTCTTCGCGTCAGCATCGGGTCGCGATACCGGCACCGACGCTGCAGCAGCCAACGCGCTCTCGTTGCTCGAGCAGTCGCTCACTGCCGTGCGAGCGGGAAGGTTGGGCGACGCTTCCGATCGCGCCTTCGATGCGTACCTCGCCTTCGAGCCGATCGAGACACCGGCGCGCGCGCGAGATCCCGGCGTCGTGTCGTCGATGGAAAAACTCTTCGCGGACTTCAAGGGAGCGGTCCGTACGAACGACATTCACGGTGCCGAGCGCGCGCGCGACGCGATCGAAGCGACGATGCCGAAGGTCATCGACCTCACGCAGCGCACGGGGAGCGCCTACGAGGCGTTCGTTCAGTCTTTCCTCATCATTCTCCGCGAGGGATTCGAGGCGATCCTCGTGATCGGCGCCGTCGTGGCTTTTCTGCTCAAGACGGGTCATCGAGAGCGATTGCGGGATATCTGGACCGGCGTTGTCCTCGGGCTTCTCGCGAGCGCGGTGACGGCAGTCGTGCTAAAAACACTCCTGGGCGCGATGCCGGCGAGTCGCGAGATCATCGAAGGTCTCACGTTGCTGGTCGCTGTCGCCGTGCTGTTCTCGGTGAGCTATTGGTTGATTTCACGCGTCGAAGCGGCAAAATGGCAGCAGTTCATTCGCGAGAAGGTCAACACGGCGCTCGCGCACGGCGGCGGTAAAGCGCTCGCATTCGTGGCCTTCCTCGCGGTGTATCGCGAAGGCGCGGAGACGGCATTGTTCTATCAGGCGCTCTTCGACGAAGGGCCACGCGTCGCACTGCCGATTTCACTCGGAATCATCCTGGGCTTTGCCGCACTTGCCGTGATCTTCACGCTGTTCTATCGCTACGGCGTGCGCATTCCGCTTCGCAAGTTCTTCGGCGTCACGAGTGTTCTGCTTTATTACATGGCTTTCGTGTTCATGGGGAAGGGCGTGCGCGAACTGCAGGAAGGCAACGCGATGCCGATCACGCTCATCCCCGGCGTCCCGCACATCGAAGCGTTAGGCTTGTATCCGACCTGGGAAACGGTGCTTGCGCAGCTGCTGCTCTTGGCTCTGTTCGTGTTCGCGCTCGCGAAGACGTTCTGGCCGAAGCGCTCGGTAGCGCTCCCGACGGTCGTTTCGGACGCCAAGCCGACCATGGATATTGTCGCGGAGCTTGGGGCACTGCGCGAGGACAACGAGCGGTTGCGGGCGCGGCTCGCGGCGCTCGAGGACGCGGTGGCGGAGGAGACCAAAGTGCCGAATGATGAATGA
- a CDS encoding prolipoprotein diacylglyceryl transferase family protein, protein MTLSDPIVHHPLSYAVGPLNFTGFGVAVLMAFVVAQIIGQRELTRRGHDPEPVSDMIFAAVIGGLVGAKLYYVVVLGNWDALFTRSGFVFWGGLIGGTLAVMLVIWKKKIPMLRIFDVGAPAVAAAYAVGRTGCWAVGDDYGKPWTGGGFLSVEFPNGAPPSTVGWMSHDFGVRFPPGMNPNTVVAVYPTQLIEVALGLIMFGILWRLRDHKHAEGWLFGVYCVLAGTERFLVEFLRAKDDRTLYGGLTMAQFIAIVFVLAGFAWMWWRRDVTQEKSGIYAAPVASS, encoded by the coding sequence ATGACGCTCTCCGATCCGATCGTTCACCACCCGCTCTCATACGCCGTCGGGCCGCTCAATTTCACCGGCTTCGGCGTCGCCGTGCTCATGGCGTTCGTCGTCGCGCAGATCATCGGCCAGCGCGAGCTCACGCGCCGCGGCCATGATCCCGAACCGGTGAGCGACATGATCTTCGCCGCAGTCATCGGCGGCCTGGTCGGAGCAAAACTGTATTACGTCGTGGTGCTGGGTAATTGGGACGCGCTGTTCACGCGCTCGGGTTTCGTCTTCTGGGGCGGCTTGATCGGCGGCACCCTCGCCGTGATGCTCGTCATTTGGAAGAAGAAGATTCCAATGTTACGAATCTTCGACGTCGGTGCGCCGGCAGTCGCCGCTGCGTACGCCGTTGGACGCACTGGCTGCTGGGCGGTTGGGGATGACTATGGAAAGCCGTGGACGGGTGGCGGATTCCTCTCGGTCGAGTTCCCGAACGGCGCGCCGCCGTCGACGGTGGGGTGGATGAGCCACGACTTCGGGGTTCGGTTTCCGCCGGGAATGAATCCAAACACGGTCGTCGCAGTCTATCCGACGCAGCTCATCGAGGTCGCGCTCGGTCTCATCATGTTCGGCATACTGTGGCGGCTGCGCGACCATAAGCACGCCGAAGGATGGCTGTTCGGCGTCTACTGCGTTCTGGCTGGTACCGAGCGTTTCCTTGTCGAGTTCCTGCGGGCGAAGGACGATCGCACTCTCTACGGTGGCCTAACGATGGCGCAGTTCATCGCGATCGTCTTCGTCCTGGCCGGTTTCGCCTGGATGTGGTGGAGACGCGATGTCACGCAGGAGAAGTCCGGCATTTACGCCGCGCCGGTGGCGAGCAGCTAG
- the tsaD gene encoding tRNA (adenosine(37)-N6)-threonylcarbamoyltransferase complex transferase subunit TsaD: MRVLGIETSCDETSAAVLSGAGDESSMQSLVILSQDVHRIFGGVVPEIASRAHVTAVVPVVERALADAGVARNGLNAVAVTNGPGLVGALLVGVSFAKALAFALDVPVIGVHHMEGHLFATALERPEAVPPFIALLISGGHTLLLDVEAWGQYRLLGRTRDDAAGEAYDKVAKLLGLSYPGGPAIEREAPNGAVTVDARRYRFARPMLRRDQRPGDADYYDVSFSGLKTAVLNAVRETTATSPLSAATRAAIARAFQDALIETLVEKTARAVRQFRRSRVVLGGGVAGNRTLVAAMRERCAELGARVFAPSPRLATDNAAMIARAGLFHLERGEHSSLDLNAFASLPLPGVAA, encoded by the coding sequence ATGCGAGTCCTTGGAATCGAGACATCGTGCGACGAGACGTCGGCGGCGGTGCTGAGTGGCGCGGGAGACGAGTCGTCGATGCAATCGCTCGTCATTCTGTCGCAGGATGTGCATCGAATATTTGGCGGCGTCGTGCCGGAGATCGCGTCGCGCGCGCACGTCACTGCGGTCGTGCCTGTCGTCGAGCGCGCGCTCGCTGACGCGGGCGTGGCTCGCAACGGGCTCAACGCGGTCGCCGTGACTAACGGGCCTGGACTGGTCGGTGCACTTCTCGTTGGTGTGAGCTTCGCGAAAGCATTGGCATTCGCGCTCGACGTCCCCGTGATCGGCGTGCACCACATGGAGGGACACCTCTTCGCCACCGCGCTGGAGCGGCCCGAAGCAGTCCCGCCGTTCATCGCACTCCTCATCTCGGGAGGGCACACGCTATTGCTTGATGTCGAGGCTTGGGGCCAGTATCGACTCCTCGGCCGCACTCGCGACGATGCGGCCGGCGAAGCCTACGACAAGGTCGCGAAGCTCCTCGGGCTGTCGTATCCTGGCGGACCGGCGATCGAGCGTGAGGCACCGAATGGAGCGGTCACCGTTGATGCACGGCGCTATCGCTTTGCCCGGCCAATGCTCCGCCGTGACCAGCGGCCGGGCGATGCGGACTATTACGACGTCTCGTTTAGTGGATTGAAAACGGCTGTCCTGAACGCGGTCCGCGAGACGACTGCAACGTCACCCCTCAGTGCAGCCACGCGCGCGGCCATTGCGCGAGCCTTTCAGGACGCGCTGATCGAGACCCTCGTCGAAAAGACAGCACGGGCCGTGCGACAATTCAGGCGATCCCGAGTCGTTCTGGGGGGCGGAGTAGCGGGCAACCGGACACTCGTCGCCGCGATGCGGGAGCGATGCGCGGAGCTGGGTGCACGCGTCTTCGCCCCGAGTCCGCGTCTGGCCACGGATAACGCCGCGATGATCGCTCGTGCTGGTCTTTTCCATCTCGAGCGCGGTGAACATTCGTCGCTCGACCTCAATGCTTTCGCATCGCTTCCGCTGCCGGGAGTCGCCGCCTGA
- a CDS encoding TlpA disulfide reductase family protein, with translation MTVKQQWMIVGVVVALLAGGLFIGVKLFADDLFPVAVGSPAPAFEAKDLASGATRTIADYRGKVVLLNVWATWCEPCKIEMPSMEELYRAYGPRGVHIVAVSIDDAVSEDSIRAYARHLGLTFEILHDPTHEIERAYQTTGYPESFVIDRGGTIRRKWISAADWNSPWSRSLFDELLGVRAAD, from the coding sequence ATGACTGTCAAGCAACAATGGATGATCGTCGGCGTCGTCGTGGCGCTCCTCGCCGGTGGATTGTTCATCGGGGTGAAGTTGTTTGCCGACGATCTGTTCCCCGTTGCCGTCGGTTCACCTGCACCAGCATTCGAGGCGAAGGACCTCGCGTCGGGTGCAACGCGAACGATCGCCGACTATCGCGGGAAGGTGGTTTTGCTCAACGTGTGGGCGACATGGTGTGAGCCGTGCAAGATTGAGATGCCGAGCATGGAGGAGTTGTATCGCGCATACGGCCCACGCGGAGTGCATATCGTCGCCGTGAGCATCGACGACGCGGTATCCGAAGACTCGATTCGAGCTTACGCGAGGCACCTTGGTCTCACCTTTGAGATTCTGCACGATCCCACGCACGAGATCGAGCGCGCGTATCAGACGACCGGATATCCCGAGAGCTTCGTCATCGATCGCGGCGGCACGATTCGCAGGAAGTGGATCTCGGCGGCCGACTGGAACTCTCCATGGAGTCGCTCGCTGTTCGACGAGTTGTTAGGCGTGCGAGCGGCGGACTGA
- the rpe gene encoding ribulose-phosphate 3-epimerase — protein sequence MGEAFATVHPHSPRIAPSILSADFARLADEIAMCEAGGADLIHIDVMDGQFVPNITFGAKVIETVRRLTDLPLDCHLMIVQPERYFDDFASAGATAITIHAEVSPHLQRQLVRIREVGCRAGVALNPSTTLAGIVEVLADLDLLLIMTVNPGFGGQEFIPHSLDKIRRARQVLAEASSRATLEVDGGIARDTIGVCWRAGADTFVAGNAIFSARDPQAEIGALRDQCAVSV from the coding sequence ATGGGAGAGGCCTTCGCGACGGTGCACCCGCACTCCCCGCGTATCGCACCGAGCATTCTCTCGGCTGACTTCGCACGTCTCGCCGACGAAATCGCGATGTGCGAAGCGGGCGGCGCGGATCTGATTCACATCGATGTCATGGACGGCCAGTTCGTTCCGAACATCACCTTCGGTGCCAAGGTCATCGAGACTGTCCGCCGGCTCACCGATCTGCCGCTCGACTGCCATTTAATGATCGTGCAGCCCGAGCGTTATTTCGACGATTTCGCATCTGCCGGCGCGACGGCGATTACGATACACGCCGAGGTGTCGCCTCATCTCCAGCGCCAGCTCGTCCGTATTCGTGAGGTCGGCTGCCGCGCCGGCGTTGCCCTGAACCCTTCGACCACCCTAGCGGGTATCGTTGAGGTGTTGGCGGATCTGGATCTCCTTTTGATCATGACCGTTAACCCTGGCTTCGGCGGTCAGGAGTTCATTCCGCACTCACTGGACAAGATCCGCCGTGCGCGGCAGGTGCTCGCCGAAGCGAGCAGCCGAGCAACGCTGGAGGTTGACGGCGGCATCGCCCGCGACACCATTGGAGTTTGTTGGCGGGCCGGAGCCGACACCTTTGTCGCGGGAAATGCCATTTTCTCCGCGAGGGATCCGCAGGCGGAGATTGGAGCGTTACGAGATCAATGCGCGGTGAGCGTCTGA
- a CDS encoding PASTA domain-containing protein, whose amino-acid sequence MNWRGIIRRLIPYLIAIVGGFLLAYLVAAFVLFPSGVISQDLKVPNVIGLDLTTAQQRLTQAGFESEQGETRFHAAAPKGTVLDQNPPADIKEPAGTKVSLAISGGQRMAAVPNVVGMARPDAERILDQAGFDVGDVTEQPGQTARGEVLDTRPRPGTETPIPGPVALVLSGGPATIQVPDVVGRSFAQARQLLQQLGLAVGDVTTANGGQPDGGALVMSQSPAAGAAVPAGSKITLRVGL is encoded by the coding sequence GTGAATTGGCGCGGCATCATTCGCCGCCTCATTCCGTATCTCATCGCGATCGTCGGCGGCTTTCTGCTCGCCTACCTGGTTGCTGCTTTCGTCTTATTTCCGTCCGGCGTCATCAGTCAGGATCTCAAGGTGCCTAACGTCATCGGGCTCGACCTGACAACTGCGCAACAGCGGCTGACGCAAGCTGGATTCGAGTCCGAGCAAGGTGAGACCCGCTTCCACGCCGCGGCCCCAAAAGGAACGGTGCTGGATCAGAATCCTCCCGCTGACATCAAGGAGCCGGCTGGAACCAAGGTCTCGCTCGCGATCAGCGGCGGTCAGCGCATGGCAGCCGTTCCAAATGTTGTCGGTATGGCTCGGCCCGACGCCGAGCGCATTCTAGATCAGGCCGGCTTCGACGTCGGAGACGTTACGGAACAGCCGGGCCAGACCGCGCGCGGCGAAGTCCTCGACACGCGTCCGCGGCCCGGAACCGAAACGCCGATACCTGGTCCCGTCGCGCTCGTCCTCAGCGGTGGACCGGCGACGATCCAGGTTCCCGACGTCGTCGGTCGGAGCTTCGCGCAAGCACGGCAGCTCCTCCAACAGCTCGGCCTCGCTGTGGGGGACGTCACGACGGCTAACGGCGGACAGCCGGACGGCGGCGCGTTGGTGATGTCGCAGTCGCCGGCCGCGGGCGCTGCGGTTCCGGCAGGATCTAAAATCACGCTGCGGGTCGGATTGTAA
- the rsmB gene encoding 16S rRNA (cytosine(967)-C(5))-methyltransferase RsmB: MTRRWDDSRSALGGSNDGGADAPSGDAPARVATTGGVTDARAAAAAICADLRAGELLDAAFDRRVGDEYHLDARDRRWTRELVYSMLRRRSRLDAFLNERVRNGIARLDADLLDLLRLGAFQLLHMGSVPAYAAIAQTVELAKRRHGLGASKLANAVLRRLDRERDALQLPTPSDPLDALALEYSHPRWLIARWIARWGEEETRRLLDANNGEAPLVARPYHAVREQLEAMLEAAGVRVDEAPLARDSIVLSSQVSSLTDLGAFRQGLFHLQDPGSTLVTQYACVPTGAIVADLCAAPGGKSIELSRNASRVYSSDVSFGRLRRLIGNIARLEIAHVFPYVADARMPAMRPVDFVLIDVPCTGTGTLRRHPDARWRLKPSDLAVLGALQRSIFRAAAQVVRPGGLLVYSTCSLEPEENDAPLEAFLAENPTWRLEPPPEGTVPATVLDAGRLRVLPQRHGIDGAFAARLRRLGGEQ, translated from the coding sequence ATGACGCGGAGGTGGGACGATAGCCGCTCGGCGCTTGGCGGATCGAACGACGGCGGCGCGGATGCCCCATCAGGCGACGCGCCGGCAAGAGTCGCGACGACGGGCGGAGTCACCGATGCACGCGCCGCCGCCGCGGCGATCTGTGCGGATCTGCGTGCGGGCGAATTGCTCGACGCGGCATTCGATCGACGCGTTGGCGACGAGTACCACCTCGATGCGCGTGACAGACGGTGGACGCGTGAACTCGTTTACAGCATGCTGCGCCGCCGGTCGCGACTCGACGCTTTTCTGAACGAGCGCGTGCGCAACGGTATCGCGCGTCTCGATGCCGATCTGCTCGATCTGCTACGGCTCGGCGCGTTTCAGCTGTTGCATATGGGCAGCGTGCCAGCGTACGCCGCGATCGCGCAGACCGTGGAGCTCGCGAAGCGACGACACGGACTGGGCGCGAGTAAGCTCGCCAACGCCGTATTGCGTCGACTCGATCGCGAACGCGACGCGCTTCAGCTGCCAACGCCCTCCGATCCACTCGATGCGCTGGCACTCGAGTACTCCCACCCACGCTGGTTGATCGCGCGTTGGATTGCTCGTTGGGGAGAGGAGGAGACGCGTCGCCTGCTCGACGCCAACAATGGCGAAGCGCCGCTTGTCGCGAGGCCGTATCATGCAGTGCGTGAACAGCTCGAGGCGATGCTCGAGGCGGCCGGCGTGCGGGTCGACGAAGCGCCATTGGCTCGCGACAGCATCGTACTGAGCAGCCAGGTATCCTCGCTCACCGACCTCGGCGCATTTCGTCAGGGACTTTTTCATCTTCAGGATCCGGGCTCGACGCTCGTCACGCAGTACGCGTGCGTGCCGACCGGCGCCATCGTTGCCGATCTGTGCGCCGCGCCCGGTGGCAAGTCGATCGAGCTGTCGCGCAATGCATCACGGGTCTACTCGAGCGATGTCTCATTCGGCAGGTTGCGGCGGCTGATCGGCAACATCGCCAGACTCGAGATCGCGCATGTGTTTCCCTATGTCGCCGACGCGCGAATGCCGGCGATGCGACCGGTCGATTTCGTGCTCATCGACGTGCCGTGCACCGGCACGGGCACACTTCGCCGGCATCCAGACGCGCGGTGGAGACTGAAGCCGTCGGACCTCGCCGTTCTCGGAGCACTTCAGCGTTCGATCTTCCGAGCCGCGGCACAGGTTGTTCGGCCCGGTGGATTGCTCGTGTATAGCACTTGCTCATTGGAGCCGGAGGAGAACGACGCCCCGCTCGAAGCGTTCCTCGCCGAGAACCCGACATGGCGGCTCGAGCCGCCGCCGGAGGGTACTGTCCCGGCGACGGTACTGGATGCCGGCCGGTTGCGCGTGCTCCCGCAGCGCCATGGCATCGATGGCGCGTTCGCCGCTCGCCTGCGCAGGCTGGGAGGCGAGCAGTGA
- a CDS encoding thiamine phosphate synthase produces MESEAPAVVVPILHAVSNDEIVGRANFLDRARTVMRAMGPRGALQLRASRMALDDSSRFAELALTLAEEQARTGAWLVVNDRADVALIACARGLQLTARSLDVADAVKVMLERGAQCGANLQIAIGASLHSLEEGIAARLAGAAWGVVSDVLAPHGTKADEFDSRPSTNDGGRALLERLVRFSGIPIIAIGGIVPQHVALLRRIGVSGIAAIRGIWDADDSERAVIDYLSAYDAEVGR; encoded by the coding sequence GTGGAAAGCGAAGCGCCGGCGGTCGTCGTTCCGATCCTTCACGCCGTCTCGAATGACGAGATCGTGGGCCGCGCGAATTTCCTCGATCGCGCTCGCACCGTGATGCGCGCGATGGGTCCACGCGGTGCATTACAGCTGCGCGCCTCGCGCATGGCGCTGGATGACTCGAGTCGCTTTGCCGAGCTCGCACTCACACTCGCGGAGGAGCAGGCGCGAACCGGCGCATGGCTCGTCGTGAACGATCGTGCCGATGTCGCTCTCATCGCCTGCGCGCGCGGTCTGCAGCTGACCGCGCGGTCGCTCGACGTCGCTGACGCAGTGAAGGTGATGCTCGAGAGGGGTGCCCAGTGCGGCGCGAACCTGCAGATAGCCATCGGAGCAAGCCTGCACTCCCTCGAGGAGGGAATCGCGGCGCGGCTTGCGGGCGCTGCATGGGGCGTCGTGAGCGACGTGCTGGCTCCCCATGGAACAAAAGCCGACGAGTTCGACTCGCGCCCGTCGACGAACGATGGAGGACGCGCGCTACTCGAACGCCTCGTCAGGTTTTCGGGCATTCCGATCATCGCTATTGGGGGCATTGTCCCGCAACACGTCGCGCTATTGCGTCGCATCGGTGTGAGCGGCATAGCCGCGATTCGAGGAATCTGGGATGCCGATGATTCCGAGCGTGCAGTCATCGACTATCTTTCCGCCTATGACGCGGAGGTGGGACGATAG